One genomic region from Argentina anserina chromosome 2, drPotAnse1.1, whole genome shotgun sequence encodes:
- the LOC126783784 gene encoding 3-hydroxy-3-methylglutaryl-coenzyme A reductase 1-like has translation MEVGKRSAMEHNTKSGKPLKMKVKFADHEKDGVKASDALPFPLYLTNAVFFALFFSVVYFLLTSWREKIRTNTPLHVIDLSEIVAIIAFVASFIYLLGFFGMDFVQSLILQPSNDIWAADDDEEIIFKEDARKVPCGQALDCSIPKMAPIASPKAAPKVEPKVFEEKAMIETTTPTEEDEEIIKAVVAGTIPSYSLETKLGDCKRAASIRREALQRVTGKSLEGLPLEGFDYESILGQCCEMPVGYITIPVGIAGPLMLDGREFSVPMATTEGCLVASTNRGCKAINLSGGASSVLLKDGMTRAPVVRFNSAKRAAELKFFMEDPANYETISMVFNKSSRFGRLQTVKCAVAGKNLYMRFCCSTGDAMGMNMVSKGVQNVLDFLLNDFPDMDVIGISGNYCSDKKPAAVNWIEGRGKSVVCEAVIKGEIVTKVLKTNVAALVELNMLKNLTGSAVAGALGGFNAHASNIVSAVYLATGQDPAQNIESSHCITMMEAINDGKDLHISVTMPSIEVGTVGGGTQLASQSACLNLLGVKGANREAPGSNARQLASVVAGSVLAGELSLMSAIAAGQLVKSHMKYNRSNKDVTAVSSA, from the coding sequence ATGGAAGTCGGAAAGAGATCGGCGATGGAGCACAACACCAAGTCAGGCAAGCCTTTGAAAATGAAGGTCAAGTTTGCCGACCATGAAAAGGATGGCGTCAAGGCCTCAGACGCCTTGCCTTTTCCTCTGTACCTGACAAATGCGGTCTTCTTCGCTCTCTTTTTCTCCGTCGTATACTTCTTGCTTACAAGCTGGCGTGAGAAGATCCGTACCAACACTCCTCTACATGTCATCGATCTCTCCGAGATCGTTGCCATCATTGCGTTTGTAGCATCCTTCATCTACCTCCTTGGCTTCTTCGGCATGGATTTCGTTCAGTCTCTCATTCTCCAGCCTAGTAATGACATTTGGGCTGCCgacgatgatgaagagattatTTTTAAGGAGGACGCTCGCAAAGTTCCTTGTGGCCAGGCACTTGATTGTTCAATTCCCAAAATGGCCCCGATTGCATCACCAAAAGCTGCTCCTAAAGTTGAACCAAAAGTGTTTGAAGAAAAGGCAATGATCGAGACTACAACACCAaccgaagaagatgaagagattATCAAGGCTGTTGTGGCTGGAACCATTCCTTCATACTCACTCGAGACAAAGCTCGGGGATTGCAAGAGAGCAGCTTCTATTAGGCGTGAGGCTTTGCAGAGAGTTACAGGCAAGTCACTTGAGGGTTTGCCTTTGGAGGGATTCGATTACGAGTCTATTTTGGGTCAATGCTGCGAGATGCCAGTTGGGTATATCACCATTCCTGTTGGGATCGCTGGGCCTCTTATGCTTGATGGAAGAGAGTTTTCTGTTCCCATGGCTACAACTGAAGGTTGCTTGGTGGCTAGTACCAACCGTGGTTGCAAAGCTATCAACTTGTCTGGTGGAGCTTCCAGTGTGCTATTAAAGGATGGAATGACCAGAGCACCAGTTGTCAGATTCAATTCTGCTAAACGAGCGGCGGAGTTGAAGTTCTTCATGGAAGACCCTGCTAACTACGAAACTATATCCATGGTTTTCAACAAGTCAAGCAGATTTGGTCGACTTCAGACAGTTAAATGTGCTGTTGCAGGGAAGAACCTCTACATGAGGTTCTGCTGCAGCACCGGTGATGCTATGGGGATGAACATGGTCTCTAAAGGTGTTCAGAATGTCCTCGACTTCCTCCTGAATGACTTTCCTGACATGGATGTCATTGGCATTTCCGGTAACTACTGCTCTGACAAAAAGCCTGCTGCTGTGAACTGGATCGAAGGCCGTGGCAAGTCTGTAGTTTGTGAGGCTGTGATCAAGGGAGAGATAGTGACTAAGGTGTTGAAAACTAATGTGGCCGCATTAGTGGAGCTTAACATGCTCAAGAACCTAACTGGTTCTGCAGTTGCTGGTGCTCTTGGTGGTTTCAATGCACATGCCAGCAACATTGTTTCCGCAGTCTACCTCGCTACTGGTCAAGACCCTGCTCAGAACATTGAAAGTTCTCATTGCATCACCATGATGGAAGCCATAAATGACGGAAAGGATCTTCACATCTCAGTGACCATGCCTTCAATTGAGGTCGGCACCGTAGGGGGAGGAACTCAACTTGCATCTCAGTCTGCTTGTTTGAACTTGCTTGGAGTGAAGGGAGCTAACAGAGAAGCGCCGGGATCAAACGCAAGGCAATTGGCTAGTGTTGTAGCTGGCTCTGTTCTTGCTGGAGAGCTATCTCTTATGTCTGCTATTGCAGCTGGACAGCTAGTCAAGAGCCACATGAAGTACAATAGATCTAACAAAGATGTCACAGCAGTTTCTTCTGCTTAA